From the genome of Streptomyces sp. V1I1, one region includes:
- a CDS encoding winged helix-turn-helix domain-containing protein, whose translation MEAGARPPVCNDPFEDWVRAPISREDLDARVKALQNRLDDRQIPTLDSAGTLSYGPHSITISNVQTELMELLIEHFGEVVYRHELTQRLADCVQRPTRNSLDLHIMRLRRRLLPTDLVIRTAWGRGYALETEAG comes from the coding sequence GTGGAGGCGGGTGCCCGTCCGCCAGTCTGCAACGATCCGTTCGAAGACTGGGTCCGAGCGCCCATCTCCCGGGAGGATCTCGACGCCCGGGTCAAAGCTCTCCAGAACCGGCTCGACGACCGGCAGATACCAACCCTCGACTCCGCCGGAACGCTCAGCTACGGACCGCACTCGATCACTATCTCGAATGTCCAGACCGAATTGATGGAACTGCTCATCGAGCACTTCGGGGAGGTGGTGTACCGGCATGAACTCACTCAACGGCTGGCGGACTGCGTGCAGAGGCCGACGAGGAATTCGCTCGACCTCCACATCATGCGGCTTCGCCGCCGTCTCTTACCGACCGACCTGGTCATCCGCACGGCCTGGGGGCGCGGTTATGCGCTGGAGACCGAGGCCGGCTAG
- a CDS encoding MbtH family protein yields MSTNPFDDENGQFHVLVNDEDQHSLWPAFAEVPAGWRSVFGPAARAESVAYVEEHWTDMRPRSLREAMNG; encoded by the coding sequence GTGAGCACCAATCCGTTCGACGATGAGAACGGCCAGTTCCACGTGCTGGTCAACGACGAGGACCAGCACTCCCTCTGGCCGGCATTCGCCGAGGTGCCCGCCGGGTGGCGCAGCGTCTTCGGCCCCGCCGCAAGAGCGGAGAGCGTCGCCTACGTGGAGGAGCACTGGACCGACATGCGGCCGCGCAGTCTCCGGGAGGCGATGAACGGCTGA